In Microvenator marinus, one genomic interval encodes:
- a CDS encoding MYXO-CTERM sorting domain-containing protein encodes MKIVAVFFASVLSMTVAQAAFAGCTEDIRVDSFTVEADPAQECLGFEVVGSECVGTADLIITNNCEEEIGYRQETAQPGENLNIQVFREGQTTQEAFTITLGLDDVIVDVEFESTVTKDYEEEDGCTSASGTGFASLFLLGVVGLLRRRKRA; translated from the coding sequence ATGAAGATTGTAGCTGTTTTTTTCGCATCTGTACTTTCGATGACGGTGGCCCAGGCCGCCTTTGCGGGGTGCACCGAAGATATCCGTGTGGACTCGTTTACCGTCGAGGCTGATCCTGCACAAGAGTGCCTAGGGTTCGAGGTCGTAGGTAGCGAATGCGTGGGCACCGCCGACCTAATCATCACGAACAACTGCGAAGAAGAGATTGGCTATCGGCAAGAGACGGCCCAGCCAGGAGAAAACCTCAACATTCAGGTCTTTCGCGAGGGCCAAACGACTCAGGAGGCTTTTACTATCACACTCGGGCTTGACGATGTGATCGTCGATGTTGAATTCGAATCAACCGTGACCAAAGACTATGAGGAGGAAGACGGGTGTACGAGTGCGTCCGGGACCGGCTTCGCTTCGCTCTTCCTCCTGGGAGTTGTTGGGCTCCTTCGACGTCGTAAGCGCGCCTGA
- a CDS encoding S41 family peptidase, with product MNQGYYRYPTVFEDRVVFVSDDDLWEVPLSGGRASRLTSGMGEISRPYFSPDGKWIAFTSDEEGNKEVYVMPSDGGPAQRLTYLGVESLTVGWTPESKIVFITTHAQPFVRPFVLFEVPLDGGEPHQLPWGPAMGISYQDAPGKDGVVLARNSDDLARWKRYKGGTAGTLWITRDGDEWERLFPDITSGFCRPMWIGERIYFISDFEDHGNIYSCDLFGQDLVRHTDHEGFYARYATCHASHIVYTVAGALWTLDTATGQEREIPVGFPSPRTQLKRRYIDPLPYVSEVTLHPEGHSMAVVTRGSVFNFAHWEGAVRQTGRASAVGYRSPVYLDGERILVVSDEGGEERFEIHAAQGVEDPKPIAVGFDIGRPLELGLNSKGILAFTNHRHEICVLDPATGEGRVLDRSEYERIEGFSWSSDGRYLAYSVLTSTNTAVIRVHDFQTDQTHDVTTGEFRDVLPVFDPEGRYLYFVSHRFFEPVQDQLFFEVSFPASAKPCLITLRSDVPSPFVERPRPLDGDSDEDEDEPETEKTGDSDEGENAKEEEEVLEIEFEGIEERVDSFPVAVSDYAQIDATDERVFWTSFGIEGSGFRSALSPPKPSGRIAYFNIKENEVKPFAVEVDGFLLGPDRKTMLLWGEGLRVVSASAAMVGEDDEDDMPSRKSGWVDLNRIGLMVDPKAEWKQMLRESWRLMRDHFWDPDLGGVDWNAIWDRYLPLLDRVSTRGEFSDVVWTMQGELGTSHAYELGGDYRRGSPAIPGFLGADFEWDEGAQGYRLTHIARGDAWSPDGSPLAKIGIDARVGDVVMGINGTRVEPNVPIQQYLLNLAGQDVELVLARKPSSQDEEPVVQAITVKSLYSERPARYREWVMRNRAQVHAATEGRVGYIHIPDMSLIGFAEFHRSFLQEVHRNGLIVDVRNNAGGYVSQLLLEKLARQRFGWDINRWGTPTPYPAESVAGPLVALTDEHAGSDGDIFSHTFKLMKLGPLVGKRTWGGVVGIWPRHPLADGSITTQPEFCFWFTDVGYDVENYGTTPDIEVEIPPHDFQGSRDAQLETAIKAVLDLPPAPELPDFGPKPNKFTRPLPRRKV from the coding sequence ATGAACCAAGGTTATTATCGTTATCCAACTGTCTTTGAAGACCGTGTGGTCTTTGTGTCTGACGACGACCTATGGGAAGTGCCTCTGAGTGGTGGGAGAGCCTCCAGGCTAACCTCCGGGATGGGGGAGATCTCCAGACCCTATTTTTCGCCAGACGGAAAGTGGATAGCGTTTACCTCGGACGAAGAGGGTAACAAAGAAGTCTATGTGATGCCTTCGGACGGCGGACCGGCGCAGCGCCTGACGTACCTCGGGGTGGAGTCACTCACCGTGGGCTGGACGCCAGAATCAAAGATCGTCTTTATCACGACTCACGCCCAGCCCTTCGTGCGCCCATTTGTGCTCTTTGAAGTCCCCCTTGATGGAGGTGAGCCACATCAGCTGCCGTGGGGACCCGCGATGGGCATCTCTTACCAAGACGCACCAGGCAAAGACGGTGTGGTGCTCGCCCGTAATTCCGACGACCTCGCCCGATGGAAGCGCTACAAGGGAGGAACGGCAGGTACATTGTGGATCACCCGAGATGGAGATGAGTGGGAACGCCTCTTCCCCGACATCACATCAGGCTTTTGCCGACCAATGTGGATTGGCGAGCGCATCTACTTCATCAGCGATTTCGAAGACCACGGAAATATCTACTCTTGTGACCTCTTTGGCCAAGACCTGGTGCGGCACACAGACCACGAAGGGTTCTACGCGCGGTACGCAACATGCCACGCCTCTCATATCGTCTACACAGTTGCCGGCGCCTTGTGGACGCTCGATACAGCGACTGGCCAAGAGAGAGAAATCCCGGTCGGCTTTCCATCTCCAAGGACCCAACTCAAGCGTCGATATATCGACCCGCTCCCCTACGTGAGCGAAGTCACCTTGCATCCCGAAGGTCATTCGATGGCCGTCGTCACACGCGGGAGCGTCTTCAACTTCGCACATTGGGAAGGTGCGGTGAGGCAGACAGGCCGGGCGAGTGCGGTCGGTTACCGATCCCCGGTATATCTGGATGGTGAGCGGATCCTTGTGGTCTCTGACGAAGGCGGGGAGGAGCGTTTTGAGATCCATGCGGCTCAGGGCGTCGAAGATCCCAAACCTATCGCGGTCGGCTTTGATATCGGGCGCCCTCTTGAGTTGGGCCTCAATTCCAAGGGCATCTTAGCCTTCACGAATCATCGCCACGAGATCTGCGTTCTCGATCCTGCCACGGGCGAAGGGCGCGTTCTGGACCGTAGCGAATACGAGCGTATCGAAGGCTTCTCGTGGTCGAGCGACGGGCGCTATCTGGCCTATAGTGTCCTGACCTCCACCAATACGGCAGTCATTCGTGTGCACGACTTTCAAACCGACCAGACTCACGACGTGACAACCGGTGAATTCCGAGACGTGCTGCCGGTTTTCGACCCAGAAGGACGATACCTCTACTTTGTGTCCCACCGATTTTTTGAGCCGGTCCAGGACCAACTCTTCTTTGAGGTGAGCTTTCCGGCAAGCGCAAAGCCCTGCCTTATCACGCTGCGATCCGACGTGCCCTCACCTTTCGTTGAGCGTCCTCGCCCATTGGACGGTGACTCAGACGAGGATGAAGACGAGCCAGAAACCGAAAAAACCGGTGATTCGGACGAGGGTGAAAACGCCAAAGAAGAAGAAGAAGTGCTCGAAATCGAATTCGAAGGTATTGAGGAACGCGTCGATTCGTTCCCGGTCGCGGTCTCGGACTACGCTCAGATTGATGCCACGGATGAGCGCGTGTTCTGGACGAGTTTCGGCATCGAAGGCAGTGGATTTCGGTCGGCGCTTAGCCCGCCAAAGCCGAGCGGCCGAATCGCCTATTTCAATATCAAAGAGAATGAAGTCAAACCCTTTGCCGTAGAGGTCGATGGCTTCCTGCTTGGGCCAGACCGCAAAACCATGTTGCTCTGGGGCGAAGGCCTGCGCGTGGTCAGCGCAAGTGCGGCTATGGTGGGTGAAGACGATGAAGACGATATGCCAAGCCGAAAGTCGGGCTGGGTGGACCTCAACCGTATCGGCTTGATGGTGGATCCCAAGGCCGAGTGGAAACAAATGCTTCGGGAGTCGTGGCGGCTGATGCGAGACCACTTCTGGGACCCAGACCTTGGAGGCGTAGATTGGAACGCCATTTGGGACAGGTATCTTCCACTCCTGGATCGCGTTTCAACTCGCGGCGAATTCAGCGATGTGGTCTGGACGATGCAAGGCGAGCTTGGCACGTCTCATGCCTATGAACTCGGAGGAGATTATCGCCGCGGAAGTCCAGCGATTCCCGGTTTCCTCGGTGCTGATTTTGAGTGGGATGAGGGCGCTCAAGGCTACCGCCTGACTCATATCGCACGCGGGGATGCTTGGAGCCCCGACGGCTCTCCACTCGCCAAGATCGGCATCGATGCGCGAGTTGGGGACGTTGTGATGGGAATCAATGGTACTCGGGTCGAACCCAACGTGCCGATTCAGCAATACCTTTTGAACCTCGCGGGCCAGGATGTAGAGCTCGTGCTCGCACGAAAGCCATCTTCCCAAGACGAAGAACCCGTTGTGCAGGCTATTACCGTAAAGTCTTTGTACAGTGAGAGACCTGCTCGCTACAGAGAATGGGTGATGCGAAACCGCGCTCAGGTGCATGCCGCCACTGAAGGTCGGGTTGGCTATATTCATATCCCGGATATGTCCCTGATTGGCTTTGCTGAGTTCCATCGCTCGTTCTTACAAGAGGTTCACCGCAACGGGCTGATCGTGGATGTTCGCAACAATGCGGGCGGCTACGTGAGCCAGCTGCTCCTCGAAAAATTGGCGAGGCAGAGGTTCGGCTGGGATATCAACAGGTGGGGCACTCCAACGCCCTATCCTGCTGAATCCGTGGCAGGGCCTCTGGTGGCATTGACGGACGAACACGCCGGAAGTGACGGCGACATCTTCAGCCACACTTTCAAACTGATGAAGCTTGGCCCACTGGTGGGCAAGCGTACGTGGGGCGGCGTTGTGGGCATTTGGCCGCGCCATCCCTTGGCGGACGGAAGCATCACCACCCAGCCTGAATTCTGTTTCTGGTTCACAGACGTGGGCTACGACGTGGAGAACTACGGGACCACGCCCGACATTGAGGTTGAAATCCCACCTCACGACTTTCAAGGCAGCCGTGACGCGCAGTTGGAGACGGCGATCAAGGCAGTCCTCGATCTCCCTCCCGCCCCTGAGCTTCCGGATTTCGGGCCAAAGCCCAATAAGTTCACGCGGCCTCTGCCGCGCAGGAAAGTCTAA